The following coding sequences are from one Halomonas sp. HAL1 window:
- a CDS encoding aspartate/glutamate racemase family protein — translation MRVIGVLGGMSWESSQSYYRALNEGVKAALGGFHSAKIVMISVDFAEIEAMQQRGDWDAAGELLASAAQGVERAGANCLLIATNTMHKVAPAIEQVITIPLLHIADATALQLQADGINRVGLLGTRFTMEQDFYIGRLEEQFGIKVVVPGQSERDTIHQVIFDELCQGRIEDVSRQRYLAIIDSLYAQGAQAVILGCTEIAMLVSQQDTAVPLYDTTALHVQRAVAWALT, via the coding sequence ATGCGTGTCATTGGCGTACTGGGCGGCATGAGCTGGGAGTCGAGTCAAAGCTACTACCGGGCCTTAAATGAAGGCGTTAAAGCGGCGCTAGGCGGCTTTCATTCGGCCAAGATCGTAATGATCAGTGTCGATTTTGCAGAGATAGAAGCCATGCAGCAGCGGGGCGATTGGGACGCGGCAGGCGAGCTACTCGCCAGCGCTGCTCAAGGAGTCGAACGTGCAGGTGCTAACTGTTTGTTGATTGCCACGAATACCATGCACAAAGTGGCGCCCGCGATTGAACAGGTGATTACCATTCCTCTGCTGCATATTGCCGACGCCACTGCTTTACAGCTACAAGCCGACGGAATTAATCGGGTGGGCCTATTAGGCACCCGCTTTACCATGGAGCAGGACTTTTATATTGGTCGATTAGAAGAGCAGTTCGGCATCAAGGTTGTGGTGCCGGGGCAATCTGAGCGCGACACTATTCATCAGGTGATCTTTGATGAGCTCTGCCAAGGCCGTATAGAAGATGTCTCCCGCCAACGCTATCTAGCCATTATCGATTCACTTTATGCGCAAGGCGCTCAGGCGGTGATTCTAGGCTGTACTGAAATCGCCATGCTAGTCAGCCAGCAAGATACCGCGGTGCCGCTTTATGACACCACCGCTCTGCATGTGCAGAGAGCGGTGGCATGGGCACTAACA